In Leishmania mexicana MHOM/GT/2001/U1103 complete genome, chromosome 7, the sequence GACGCTGGGgtcggtgcgtgtgtctgcgagCTCTGTGTGGCGGTCATGGTGCTgcaaaggaggcggaggaggggcgcactctctctctctctgcctttttTTGCGATCTCGCTGctacgcacacgcgcgtctgCTCGTTTCATGATGTCTTTCGTTTCTCATTTTACgtgggcgggagggggggccaTTTATCATCATAGAAAAGTGCGGTTTCGCGTTTTGCTGTGTcgctgtctgtgtctgtgtctgtgtctgtgtgtggccCCTCCACCCCATCGTCTATTTTCTCCAACCATAACAACAAAACCGCAGCGGGTACAGGAAAGAGAACAGGGgatgcggcagcagcacgcgccgTCTCATTATGTGCCAACGGGCAGGGCAAAGGGAAaggaggggcgggggacGGGGCAGGGATCGAGGAGTAGGGAGGCGTCAGGCTGCGGgaatgggaggggggggaggaggaggatatACGATCTGACCTGTGCTACTGCGAAAGTAGGGTGAGTCAGGCATGCGTTGTCCGACGGAAAGTAGCTGAGGTGGCTCTCACGCTTATATTTACCGGGTTTCTGCGTCTTCGTGCCcgcgcgcttgtgtgtgtgtgtaggcaCGAGCGACtgtctgccccccccctgcctCGTGGCACGCTTTCCTCGACTCGCTCGCATGCGGACGGAGAAGGTGTTGTCGAGCTCGCCAGGAGTCTCGCGCGTGTCTGCGGCCCTTCTGCTTttgtgtgtcggtgtcgtTGCATGTGTGTCCACAGTGGATCACCGCAACGGTCATTGCGACGGCATTGCCGCACCGcttgtctgcgtgtgtgtgggtggctCATGCactgtgccccccccccccccccagacacacagacagatactcctcttcctctccttcaCTGAacctccccccatccccccacCGTCCATCggttctctccctctctctgcctcaccgttgccctcccctctcatTTTCGTCCGTTTTATTGACTTCCTGCCTATCACTTCATACATGtgtatgcgcgcgcgcacacacacacacacacacacgccatcGCTtggcctgtgtgcgtgtgtctgtacGTTTCGGGTCGGGTTACTTTCTGCTTGCCTTCCACCCCTTGCACTTTCGCCTTCACCGTACCACCACCTGTGCCATGGCGTCCTTTGTACGACGTGCAcctttctcccccctcccacaccccCCACACCGAAACACGCATTGTTCACGTAAACACACACAGGACGTTTGCATCTGCATCATGCCCGGCAAGGAAGTGAAGAAGGCGACGCAGCCCGTGAAGGCCGCGTCTCCGTACAAGACGCCCGCTGTTGCGTCGCATTTCGCGGCCCGCCCGAAGAACTTCGGCATTGGCCAGGATGTGCCGTACGCGCGTGACCTGTCCCGCTTCATGCGGTGGCCGACGTTCGTGACGATGCAGCGCAAGAagcgggtgctgcagcgccgcctgaaggtgccgccggcgctgaacCAGTTCACGAAGGTGCTGGACCGCGCGAGCCGAAACGAGACGCTGAAGCTGATTAAGAAGTACGCGCCGGAGACCCGCAAGGCccgccgcgagcgcctgcACAAGGTTGCcgaggagaagaaggagaACCCGAAGAAGACGGTGTCGACGAAGGCTCCCCTGGCTGTTGTGACCGGTCTGCAGGAGGTGACGCGCGCGATCGAGAAGAAGCAGGCCCGCATGGTTGTGATCGCGAACAACGTGGACCCTGTGGAGCTCGTGCTGTGGATGCCGAACCTGTGCCGCGCGAACAAGATCCCGTACGCCATCGTGAAGGACATGGCGCGCCTTGGCGACGCGATCGGGAGGAAGACGGCGACGTGCGTTGCGATCACCGACGTGAACGCCGAGGATGAGGCGACGCTGAAGAACCTGATCCGCTCCGTGAACGCTCGCTTCCTGTCTCGCTCGGACGTGATCCGCCGCCAGTGGGGTGGTCTGCAGCTGTCTCTGCGATCtcgcgcggagctgcgcaagaagCACGCCCGCAACGCTGGTGTGGACGCCGCGGCCATCGTTCAGTAAGGCGCTGTGCTGTCTCGGACGCGGTGACGCTGGGgtcggtgcgtgtgtctgcgagCTCTGTGTGGCGGTCATGGTGCGCCTTTGATCTTCTCACTTGGACGGGAGCGCAGTCCACCTCTGTCACATGACTCTCAGTCACCCGCCCGGTCACTCGGGTGCAACATGCATGCCATGAAAAAGCAGATTgtcctctctcgcttctttttttctttttcgcacTTGCGTGCCCCGATGGGATGTGGTGCACCGCTCaatgcgcgcgtgtgcgtgtgtgtgcgtgtgtgcgcgtctccgTGTAATCGGTGCATCGATTCTTTCCGTTTTCTGAGTAACATGGATATGAGGAACAACACGAGGGGAAGCGGAAAGggagcgggagcagcagcactcggCGAGACCACTGACAGGCGCTCACTCAGTAATGAGtcgccacaccacacacacacacacacacacagacacttCTGTGGTAGTGTGGCCTTCCACCAAGGCAGCTTGTGATAGAAGATGCTAGCAAGGGTCTCCGGCTTTCCCTTTCGTGTGCTGCGTGGCTTTTATCGCCTGCGCTTGCTCGTGCAattatctgtgtgtgtgtgtacgctgCGCCCATGTCGCACCGCCGTGTGCACATtcctccgccacctctcttcctgcagcagcgggcacTCACGCACCGGCGCAGACGAATTTCCCATGCATATGCGAGCATCTCACCCGTCTACTCATTCCCTTTTTCGCCTGCTTTCATGTGCCGCCCTGCCCCCTGATTTTTTTTCCTCaacatcaccaccaccactgctgccgcggttCATCGAGGATGGTGTGGGACGTGCTGTCTCCCCTACTCCCTCACCACCCATTACTTCTCCGCCCACTTGCAACGgcaaaaaaaacacaaacaAAAGTGCAGGAAGCccagcaagcacacacgaCCAAGCACTCGGACGCGTACGGACGTGCGCATTCCGCGGTCGGTCTGCCGTTCTATTCAcctgcatctcctccacggcgtgcgctgcttcGTTTTGAAAGGCACCCCGCTCAGTCCCGCACTtcccagcgccgcctcggcaaCAGACGGTGCGCTGGCACCACTGTAAGACGGAGGATTCGCACGCAGCGCCCTCTTTGTCCATACGgacatcacacacacacacacgttttGTGCGTGGACTTCtgcctgtgcgtgggcgATCGgctgggagggggagaggggagtaGAGCAGACAATGGACTCGTTCGGAATAGCGCTGGACGAACTCGACGCCACCCTCGCTGCGCTCAGGCTGCAAGTCGAGATGGTGATCGTCACCGATACGCTTCCCGAGAAGAAAAAAGTAGAGATGGAGGCGCGTCCGCTGATGCGAGAGGCGCGGCAGAAGCTGGCCGCTCTGCGTGCCGAGTCCCGTCGTACCCTGGACCTGGATGCGCGGCAGGCTCATGAGAGCATCTGCAAGGATCGCGACCAGACCATCCGCAATTTCGATGCGGAGATGAAGAGCCAAATTTACCCCCGTCGCTCGGCGTCTGGGCGACCGAAGACGTACCAGGAGCAGCGTGAGGAAGAGATGATGGGCCGTGGCAGGACAGACGGCACGGGGTTCACAGACTCGAAGCAGGTGCTGGATGCGGCCATCAACGTGCAGAAGGACGCGCTTCAGTCCCTCCAGCGTACAGAGCGGTTGCAGAATGTGACGGAGGAGACGGGCAAGACAACGTTAGCGGAGCTTCAGAAGCAGACGGAGCGCATGTACCACAtcgacgaggagctgcagaacTTGCAGGGCCAGATCGACCACGCCTCACGTGATTTGCGCTGGTTCTACCGTCAGCTGGCACGCGACAAGTGCTTTCTCTCGTTATTTGGGCTGTGCattgtggcgctgctggtgctggtcTTTGTCTCCATCTGGACAAAGCGCATGAGGTCTAAGGGGTAAGGCGAGCAGAGCTTTCTGCGTGGACTCCTCAGGACGGCATCAGGGGGGGGGTGTATCAGCCCGGATGACCTCTGCGTGAAGCGGGATGAGATGCAAGGCGAAAAGGGACGGAacaggggaaaaaagggtAGTGGTGATGACGGCGGTGGGCTGTATTCGAGCGCATCTGCCGCTCTTGCGGgacgccgtgtgcgtgtgccagcCATGCCGCTTTTTCTatctgtgtctctctcgcgttGCATTTCGCGTTGGTGCCCATGCACACAATGCGCGCC encodes:
- a CDS encoding QA-SNARE protein putative gives rise to the protein MDSFGIALDELDATLAALRLQVEMVIVTDTLPEKKKVEMEARPLMREARQKLAALRAESRRTLDLDARQAHESICKDRDQTIRNFDAEMKSQIYPRRSASGRPKTYQEQREEEMMGRGRTDGTGFTDSKQVLDAAINVQKDALQSLQRTERLQNVTEETGKTTLAELQKQTERMYHIDEELQNLQGQIDHASRDLRWFYRQLARDKCFLSLFGLCIVALLVLVFVSIWTKRMRSKG
- a CDS encoding putative 60S ribosomal protein L7a — its product is MASFVRRAPFSPLPHPPHRNTHCSRKHTQDVCICIMPGKEVKKATQPVKAASPYKTPAVASHFAARPKNFGIGQDVPYARDLSRFMRWPTFVTMQRKKRVLQRRLKVPPALNQFTKVLDRASRNETLKLIKKYAPETRKARRERLHKVAEEKKENPKKTVSTKAPLAVVTGLQEVTRAIEKKQARMVVIANNVDPVELVLWMPNLCRANKIPYAIVKDMARLGDAIGRKTATCVAITDVNAEDEATLKNLIRSVNARFLSRSDVIRRQWGGLQLSLRSRAELRKKHARNAGVDAAAIVQ